The Lycium barbarum isolate Lr01 chromosome 12, ASM1917538v2, whole genome shotgun sequence genome includes a region encoding these proteins:
- the LOC132624785 gene encoding large ribosomal RNA subunit accumulation protein YCED homolog 2, chloroplastic translates to MAKAGSWISRSCINTIPRGEPTKPFSYSPPRATNTTKASLKGNDLSLITKRSQRGSKRLVRISTSEGRWHGEWSCDYIFSLRDLQLEDLAEDAHRDTQISINLSIHKHAGFGLSVDGKIMTSFTRKCSNCSSPYCREIDTSFKVWVLPSSRQKGSADELPVLGGDDPSVIYVKPGFEADLDSLIQDTIRLATSVKETCSESCEKSEPKLLPLGKQNAASIDRRWSRLLELKKF, encoded by the exons ATGGCAAAAGCTGGAAGTTGGATATCAAGAAGCTGCATAAACACCATACCAAGAGGAGAACCTACTAAACCTTTCTCCTATTCCCCCCCAAGGGCTACCAACACCACCAAAGCTTCATTAAAAGGAAATGACTTATCATTg ATAACAAAAAGAAGCCAAAGGGGTTCTAAGCGTTTGGTGAGGATCTCTACTTCAGAAGGAAGATGGCATGGAGAATGGAGTTGTGACTACATTTTCTCTCTTAGAGATCTTCAACTTGAAGATTTAGCTGAAGATGCTCATAGAGATACTCAAATTTCCATTAATCTCTCTATCCACAAG CATGCAGGCTTCGGCCTGTCGGTGGATGGAAAAATTATGACATCTTTCACCAGAAAATGTAGCAACTGCTCTTCCCCATACTGCAGAGAG ATTGATACAAGCTTTAAAGTTTGGGTATTACCATCAAGCAGACAGAAAGGATCTGCAGATGAACTTCCAGTGCTTGGTGGGGATGATCCATCT GTTATCTATGTGAAACCAGGATTTGAAGCTGACCTTGATTCTTTAATACAAGATACCATTAGACTCGCTACCTCTGTAAAA GAGACTTGTTCAGAATCATGTGAGAAATCTGAACCTAAATTACTGC CTTTGGGTAAACAGAATGCTGCTTCAATTGATAGGAGGTGGTCCAGATTATTGGAGCTCAAGAAGTTCTGA